The Pan paniscus chromosome 12, NHGRI_mPanPan1-v2.0_pri, whole genome shotgun sequence genome window below encodes:
- the DOK1 gene encoding docking protein 1 isoform X2, which yields MPNLIRASNGWRKTWAVLYPASPHGVARLEFFDHKGSSSGGGRGSSRRLDCKVIRLAECVSVAPVIVETPPEPGATAFRLDTAQRSHLLAADAPSSAAWVQTLCRNAFPKGSWTLAPTDNPPKLSALEMLENSLYSPTWEGSQFWVTVQRTEAAERCGLHGSYVLRVEAERLTLLTVGAQSQILEPLLSWPYTLLRRYGRDKVMFSFEAGRRCPSGPGTFTFQTAQGNDIFQAVETAIHRQKAQGKAGQGHDVLRADSQEGEVAEGKLPSPPGPQELLDSPPALYAEPLDSLRIAPCPSQDSLYSDPLDSTSAQAGEEAQRKKPLYWDLYEHAQQQLLKAKLTDPKEDPIYDEPEGLAPVPPQGLYDLPREPKDAWWCQARVKEEGYELPYNPATDDYAVPPPRSTKPFLAPKPQGPAFPEPGTATGSGIKSHNSALYSQVQKSGASGSWDCGLSRVGTDKTGVKSEGST from the exons ATGCCGAACCTTATCCGGGCTAGTAATGG GTGGAGGAAGACCTGGGCCGTGCTCTACCCGGCCAGTCCCCACGGCGTAGCGCGGCTCGAGTTCTTTGACCATAAGGGGTCGAGCTCTGGGGGTGGCCGAGGGAGCTCGCGCCGCCTGGACTGCAAAGTGATCCGTCTGgctgagtgtgtgagtgtggccCCCGTCATCGTGGAGACCCCCCCTGAGCCCGGCGCCACTGCCTTCCGCCTGGACACTGCTCAGCGCTCGCACCTGCTGGCGGCCGACGCGCCGTCCAGTGCAGCCTGGGTGCAGACCCTGTGCCGAAACGCCTTTCCG AAAGGCAGCTGGACTCTGGCGCCTACCGATAACCCACCTAAGCTTTCTGCCCTGGAGATGCTGGAGAACTCCTTGTACAGCCCTACCTGGGAAG GATCCCAATTCTGGGTAACGGTGCAGAGGACTGAGGCCGCCGAGCGCTGTGGCCTGCATGGCTCCTACGTGCTGAGGGTGGAGGCTGAAAGGCTGACTCTCCTGACCGTGGGGGCCCAGAGTCAGATACTGGAGCCACTCCTGTCCTGGCCCTACACTCTGTTGCGTCGCTATGGCCGGGACAAG GTCATGTTCTCTTTCGAGGCCGGCCGCCGCTGCCCCTCAGGCCCTGGAACCTTCACCTTCCAGACGGCACAGGGAAATGACATCTTCCAGGCAGTTGAGACTGCCATCCACCGGCAGAAGGCCCAGGGAAAGGCCGGACAGGGGCACGATGTTCTCAGAGCTGACTCCCAAGAAGGGGAGGTGGCAGAGGGGAAGTTGCCTTCCCCACCTGGCCCCCAGGAGCTCCTCGACAGTCCCCCAGCCCTGTATGCTGAGCCCTTAGACTCCCTGCGCATTGCTCCATGCCCTTCCCAGGACTCCCTATACTCAGACCCCTTGGACAGCACGTCTGCTCAGGCAGGAGAGGAAGCACAACGGAAGAAACCTCTCTATTGGGACTTGTATGAGCATGCGCAGCAGCAGTTGCTGAAGGCCAAGCTGACAGACCCCAAAGAGGACCCCATCTATGATGAACCTGAGGGCCTGGCCCCAGTCCCTCCCCAGGGCCTTTATGATCTGCCTCGGGAGCCCAAGGATGCATGGTGGTGCCAAGCTCGGGTGAAGGAGGAGGGCTATGAGCTCCCCTACAACCCTGCCACTGATGACTACGCTGTGCCACCCCCTCGGAGCACAAAGCCCTTCCTTGCTCCCAAGCCCCAGGGCCCAGCCTTCCCTGAACCTGGTACTGCAACTGGCAGTGGCATCAAAAGCCACAACTCAGCCCTGTACAGCCAGGTCCAGAAGAGCGGGGCCTCAGGGAGCTGGGACTGTGGGCTCTCTAGAGTAGGGACTGACAAGACTGGGGTCAAGTCAGAGGGCTCTACCTGA
- the DOK1 gene encoding docking protein 1 isoform X1 — translation MDGAVMEGPLFLQSQRFGTKRWRKTWAVLYPASPHGVARLEFFDHKGSSSGGGRGSSRRLDCKVIRLAECVSVAPVIVETPPEPGATAFRLDTAQRSHLLAADAPSSAAWVQTLCRNAFPKGSWTLAPTDNPPKLSALEMLENSLYSPTWEGSQFWVTVQRTEAAERCGLHGSYVLRVEAERLTLLTVGAQSQILEPLLSWPYTLLRRYGRDKVMFSFEAGRRCPSGPGTFTFQTAQGNDIFQAVETAIHRQKAQGKAGQGHDVLRADSQEGEVAEGKLPSPPGPQELLDSPPALYAEPLDSLRIAPCPSQDSLYSDPLDSTSAQAGEEAQRKKPLYWDLYEHAQQQLLKAKLTDPKEDPIYDEPEGLAPVPPQGLYDLPREPKDAWWCQARVKEEGYELPYNPATDDYAVPPPRSTKPFLAPKPQGPAFPEPGTATGSGIKSHNSALYSQVQKSGASGSWDCGLSRVGTDKTGVKSEGST, via the exons ATGGACGGAGCAGTGATGGAAGGGCCGCTCTTTTTGCAGAGTCAGCGCTTTGGGACCAAG AGGTGGAGGAAGACCTGGGCCGTGCTCTACCCGGCCAGTCCCCACGGCGTAGCGCGGCTCGAGTTCTTTGACCATAAGGGGTCGAGCTCTGGGGGTGGCCGAGGGAGCTCGCGCCGCCTGGACTGCAAAGTGATCCGTCTGgctgagtgtgtgagtgtggccCCCGTCATCGTGGAGACCCCCCCTGAGCCCGGCGCCACTGCCTTCCGCCTGGACACTGCTCAGCGCTCGCACCTGCTGGCGGCCGACGCGCCGTCCAGTGCAGCCTGGGTGCAGACCCTGTGCCGAAACGCCTTTCCG AAAGGCAGCTGGACTCTGGCGCCTACCGATAACCCACCTAAGCTTTCTGCCCTGGAGATGCTGGAGAACTCCTTGTACAGCCCTACCTGGGAAG GATCCCAATTCTGGGTAACGGTGCAGAGGACTGAGGCCGCCGAGCGCTGTGGCCTGCATGGCTCCTACGTGCTGAGGGTGGAGGCTGAAAGGCTGACTCTCCTGACCGTGGGGGCCCAGAGTCAGATACTGGAGCCACTCCTGTCCTGGCCCTACACTCTGTTGCGTCGCTATGGCCGGGACAAG GTCATGTTCTCTTTCGAGGCCGGCCGCCGCTGCCCCTCAGGCCCTGGAACCTTCACCTTCCAGACGGCACAGGGAAATGACATCTTCCAGGCAGTTGAGACTGCCATCCACCGGCAGAAGGCCCAGGGAAAGGCCGGACAGGGGCACGATGTTCTCAGAGCTGACTCCCAAGAAGGGGAGGTGGCAGAGGGGAAGTTGCCTTCCCCACCTGGCCCCCAGGAGCTCCTCGACAGTCCCCCAGCCCTGTATGCTGAGCCCTTAGACTCCCTGCGCATTGCTCCATGCCCTTCCCAGGACTCCCTATACTCAGACCCCTTGGACAGCACGTCTGCTCAGGCAGGAGAGGAAGCACAACGGAAGAAACCTCTCTATTGGGACTTGTATGAGCATGCGCAGCAGCAGTTGCTGAAGGCCAAGCTGACAGACCCCAAAGAGGACCCCATCTATGATGAACCTGAGGGCCTGGCCCCAGTCCCTCCCCAGGGCCTTTATGATCTGCCTCGGGAGCCCAAGGATGCATGGTGGTGCCAAGCTCGGGTGAAGGAGGAGGGCTATGAGCTCCCCTACAACCCTGCCACTGATGACTACGCTGTGCCACCCCCTCGGAGCACAAAGCCCTTCCTTGCTCCCAAGCCCCAGGGCCCAGCCTTCCCTGAACCTGGTACTGCAACTGGCAGTGGCATCAAAAGCCACAACTCAGCCCTGTACAGCCAGGTCCAGAAGAGCGGGGCCTCAGGGAGCTGGGACTGTGGGCTCTCTAGAGTAGGGACTGACAAGACTGGGGTCAAGTCAGAGGGCTCTACCTGA
- the DOK1 gene encoding docking protein 1 isoform X4 has product MFSFEAGRRCPSGPGTFTFQTAQGNDIFQAVETAIHRQKAQGKAGQGHDVLRADSQEGEVAEGKLPSPPGPQELLDSPPALYAEPLDSLRIAPCPSQDSLYSDPLDSTSAQAGEEAQRKKPLYWDLYEHAQQQLLKAKLTDPKEDPIYDEPEGLAPVPPQGLYDLPREPKDAWWCQARVKEEGYELPYNPATDDYAVPPPRSTKPFLAPKPQGPAFPEPGTATGSGIKSHNSALYSQVQKSGASGSWDCGLSRVGTDKTGVKSEGST; this is encoded by the coding sequence ATGTTCTCTTTCGAGGCCGGCCGCCGCTGCCCCTCAGGCCCTGGAACCTTCACCTTCCAGACGGCACAGGGAAATGACATCTTCCAGGCAGTTGAGACTGCCATCCACCGGCAGAAGGCCCAGGGAAAGGCCGGACAGGGGCACGATGTTCTCAGAGCTGACTCCCAAGAAGGGGAGGTGGCAGAGGGGAAGTTGCCTTCCCCACCTGGCCCCCAGGAGCTCCTCGACAGTCCCCCAGCCCTGTATGCTGAGCCCTTAGACTCCCTGCGCATTGCTCCATGCCCTTCCCAGGACTCCCTATACTCAGACCCCTTGGACAGCACGTCTGCTCAGGCAGGAGAGGAAGCACAACGGAAGAAACCTCTCTATTGGGACTTGTATGAGCATGCGCAGCAGCAGTTGCTGAAGGCCAAGCTGACAGACCCCAAAGAGGACCCCATCTATGATGAACCTGAGGGCCTGGCCCCAGTCCCTCCCCAGGGCCTTTATGATCTGCCTCGGGAGCCCAAGGATGCATGGTGGTGCCAAGCTCGGGTGAAGGAGGAGGGCTATGAGCTCCCCTACAACCCTGCCACTGATGACTACGCTGTGCCACCCCCTCGGAGCACAAAGCCCTTCCTTGCTCCCAAGCCCCAGGGCCCAGCCTTCCCTGAACCTGGTACTGCAACTGGCAGTGGCATCAAAAGCCACAACTCAGCCCTGTACAGCCAGGTCCAGAAGAGCGGGGCCTCAGGGAGCTGGGACTGTGGGCTCTCTAGAGTAGGGACTGACAAGACTGGGGTCAAGTCAGAGGGCTCTACCTGA
- the DOK1 gene encoding docking protein 1 isoform X3 has product MRFPGSRTGPQGSSAGGEVGPRQKRFWETSRTSRSPEGSSVHIRAPPRGGPGREAGAVSPGALRPSRAAVPGPPDPGRPACAGHTQAPPPRGGRVLAELGTRWPAAPALESPPGLGVASRGRRAPRGRGIRLPAQASATRERELRWSPFQRLPAGAGEGRKLLQGTRPRLPPRLPPQGQEARKEPPGAMDGAVMEGPLFLQSQRFGTKRWRKTWAVLYPASPHGVARLEFFDHKGSSSGGGRGSSRRLDCKVIRLAECVSVAPVIVETPPEPGATAFRLDTAQRSHLLAADAPSSAAWVQTLCRNAFPKGSWTLAPTDNPPKLSALEMLENSLYSPTWEGHVLFRGRPPLPLRPWNLHLPDGTGK; this is encoded by the exons ATGCGTTTCCCTGGAAGCCGGACTGGACCCCAGGGCTCCAGCGCAGGTGGAGAGGTTGGGCCTCGCCAAAAGAGATTCTGGGAAACTTCCAGGACTTCCAGGAGCCCCGAGGGCTCGAGCGTTCACATACGCGCCCCGCCCCGGGGCGGCCCGGGCAGAGAGGCTGGCGCGGTCTCTCCTGGCGCCCTTCGGCCATCGCGCGCCGCCGTCCCCGGGCCCCCGGACCCTGGGCGCCCAGCCTGCGCGGGACACACCCAGGCGCCGCCTCCCAGGGGCGGCCGCGTCCTTGCTGAACTCGGAACTCGCTGGCCGGCAGCGCCAGCGCTGGAATCGCCCCCGGGCCTGGGAGTGGCCTCGCGAGGCCGGCGCGCGCCCCGGGGCCGAGGAATCCGCCTGCCCGCCCAGGCGTCGGCCACGAGAGAGCGGGAGCTTCGCTGGTCCCCATTTCAG CGGCTGCCGGCGGGGGCCGGGGAGGGGCGGAAACTCCTCCAGGGAACCCGGCCCCGCCTCCCGCCCCGCCTCCCGCCGCAGGGCCAGGAAGCGCGGAAGGAACCGCCGGGGGCCATGGACGGAGCAGTGATGGAAGGGCCGCTCTTTTTGCAGAGTCAGCGCTTTGGGACCAAG AGGTGGAGGAAGACCTGGGCCGTGCTCTACCCGGCCAGTCCCCACGGCGTAGCGCGGCTCGAGTTCTTTGACCATAAGGGGTCGAGCTCTGGGGGTGGCCGAGGGAGCTCGCGCCGCCTGGACTGCAAAGTGATCCGTCTGgctgagtgtgtgagtgtggccCCCGTCATCGTGGAGACCCCCCCTGAGCCCGGCGCCACTGCCTTCCGCCTGGACACTGCTCAGCGCTCGCACCTGCTGGCGGCCGACGCGCCGTCCAGTGCAGCCTGGGTGCAGACCCTGTGCCGAAACGCCTTTCCG AAAGGCAGCTGGACTCTGGCGCCTACCGATAACCCACCTAAGCTTTCTGCCCTGGAGATGCTGGAGAACTCCTTGTACAGCCCTACCTGGGAAG GTCATGTTCTCTTTCGAGGCCGGCCGCCGCTGCCCCTCAGGCCCTGGAACCTTCACCTTCCAGACGGCACAGGGAAATGA